A genomic window from Streptomyces sp. HUAS YS2 includes:
- a CDS encoding MraY family glycosyltransferase gives MRDYLLTLCVTAAVTYLLTGPVRKFAIATGAMPEIRARDVHREPTPRLGGIAMFFGLCAGLLVASHLANLSSVFELSNEPRALLSGAALIWLIGVLDDKFELDALIKLGAQMISAGVMVMQGLTILWLPIPGVGTVALTQWQGTLLTVALVVLTINAVNFVDGLDGLAAGMVCIAAAAFFLYAYRIWYGYTIEAAAPATLFAAILMGMCLGFLPHNMHPARIFMGDSGSMLIGLILAASAISITGQVDPDALKIFEGSTRQATHAALPVFIPLVLPLTIIAIPMADLILAIVRRTWNGQSPFAADRGHLHHRLLEIGHSHSRAVLIMYFWSGLIAFGTLAYSVHSASGWIVMVIVALSAIGLVLLLLPRFTPRAPRWAESFVPPRYRRRGRTEEAVPAVAGAAEVHPVEAETPAEERVPVPAGVNGATAIGHRSRFTDRRKAGTPS, from the coding sequence GTGCGTGATTACCTGCTGACGCTCTGTGTCACGGCCGCGGTGACCTATCTGCTGACCGGTCCGGTGCGGAAGTTCGCCATCGCGACCGGGGCGATGCCGGAGATCCGCGCACGCGACGTACACCGAGAACCGACACCGCGGCTCGGTGGCATCGCCATGTTCTTCGGCCTGTGCGCGGGCCTGCTGGTCGCGAGCCACCTGGCGAACCTCAGCAGTGTCTTCGAGCTCTCCAACGAGCCCCGCGCGCTGCTCTCCGGCGCCGCCCTGATCTGGCTGATCGGCGTCCTGGACGACAAGTTCGAACTGGACGCGCTGATCAAGCTGGGCGCGCAGATGATCTCCGCCGGCGTGATGGTCATGCAGGGTCTGACGATCCTGTGGCTGCCCATCCCCGGCGTCGGCACGGTCGCCCTCACGCAGTGGCAGGGCACCCTGCTGACCGTCGCCCTGGTGGTGCTCACCATCAACGCGGTGAACTTCGTGGACGGCCTGGACGGCCTCGCCGCCGGCATGGTCTGCATCGCCGCCGCCGCGTTCTTCCTGTACGCGTACCGGATCTGGTACGGCTACACGATCGAGGCCGCCGCCCCCGCGACGCTGTTCGCCGCGATCCTCATGGGCATGTGCCTTGGCTTCCTGCCGCACAACATGCACCCGGCGCGGATCTTCATGGGCGACTCCGGCTCGATGCTGATCGGCCTGATCCTCGCCGCCTCCGCGATCTCCATCACCGGTCAGGTCGACCCGGACGCGCTGAAGATCTTCGAGGGTTCGACCCGGCAGGCCACCCACGCGGCGCTGCCCGTCTTCATCCCGCTGGTGCTGCCGCTGACCATCATCGCGATCCCGATGGCGGACCTGATCCTGGCGATCGTCCGCCGGACCTGGAACGGCCAGTCGCCGTTCGCGGCGGACCGCGGCCACCTGCACCACCGGCTCCTGGAGATCGGGCACTCGCACAGCCGGGCCGTCCTGATCATGTACTTCTGGTCCGGGCTGATCGCCTTCGGGACGCTCGCGTACTCGGTGCACTCGGCGTCGGGGTGGATCGTGATGGTCATCGTCGCGCTCAGCGCGATCGGTCTGGTGCTGCTCCTGCTGCCGCGGTTCACGCCGCGCGCCCCGCGGTGGGCGGAGTCGTTCGTGCCGCCGCGCTACCGCCGCCGCGGCCGTACGGAGGAGGCCGTTCCGGCCGTCGCCGGTGCCGCCGAGGTCCACCCGGTGGAAGCCGAGACTCCGGCGGAGGAGCGCGTTCCGGTGCCGGCCGGGGTCAACGGCGCTACCGCCATCGGCCACCGTTCGCGCTTCACGGATCGGCGTAAGGCCGGAACGCCGAGTTGA
- the glyA gene encoding serine hydroxymethyltransferase, with amino-acid sequence MPVTALPADVPVSSYGPDLDVLRRQDPEIADVMLGEVRRQQDSLQLIAAENFTSPAVLAALGSPLANKYAEGYPGARHHGGCEYVDAAERIAVDRATALFGAEHANVQPHSGSSAVLAAYAALLRPGDTVLAMGLPYGGHLTHGSPANFSGRWFDFVPYGVEPDSGLIDYEQVRELARGRRPKAIVCGSISYPRHVDYALFREIADEVGAYLIADAAHPMGLVAGGAAPSPVPYADVVCATTHKVLRGPRGGMILCGSELAERIDRAVFPFTQGGAQMHTIAAKAVAFGEAATPAFTAYAHQVVEHAQVLAAALAAEGFAVTTGGTDTHLITADPAPLGVDGPTARARLAAAGLVLDTCALPYGDGRGIRLGTAAVTTQGMGPAEMARIAMLFTLALDEDPERTARVRAEVRDLAGRFPPYGR; translated from the coding sequence ATGCCGGTCACCGCCCTCCCCGCAGACGTGCCTGTTTCCTCGTACGGTCCGGATCTCGACGTCCTGCGCAGGCAGGACCCGGAGATCGCCGACGTGATGCTCGGGGAGGTCCGCCGGCAGCAGGACTCGCTGCAGCTGATCGCCGCCGAGAACTTCACCTCGCCCGCCGTCCTCGCCGCGCTCGGCTCCCCGCTGGCCAACAAGTACGCCGAGGGCTACCCCGGCGCCCGCCACCACGGCGGCTGCGAGTACGTCGACGCCGCCGAGCGGATCGCCGTGGACCGCGCCACCGCGCTCTTCGGCGCCGAGCACGCCAACGTGCAGCCGCACTCCGGCTCCTCCGCCGTGCTCGCCGCGTACGCTGCCCTGCTGCGCCCCGGCGACACCGTGCTCGCCATGGGGCTGCCGTACGGCGGCCACCTCACCCACGGCTCACCGGCGAACTTCTCCGGCCGCTGGTTCGACTTCGTGCCGTACGGCGTCGAACCCGACAGCGGGCTCATCGACTACGAGCAGGTCCGCGAGCTCGCCCGCGGCCGCCGCCCGAAGGCGATCGTCTGCGGCTCGATCTCCTACCCCCGGCACGTCGACTACGCGCTGTTCCGGGAGATCGCCGACGAGGTCGGGGCGTACCTCATCGCCGACGCGGCCCACCCCATGGGCCTGGTCGCCGGGGGCGCGGCGCCGAGCCCCGTGCCGTACGCCGACGTGGTCTGCGCCACCACGCACAAGGTGCTGCGCGGACCGCGCGGCGGGATGATCCTGTGCGGCTCCGAGCTCGCCGAGCGGATCGACCGGGCCGTCTTCCCGTTCACCCAGGGCGGCGCGCAGATGCACACGATCGCGGCCAAGGCCGTCGCCTTCGGGGAGGCGGCAACGCCGGCGTTCACCGCGTACGCCCATCAGGTGGTGGAACACGCCCAGGTGCTCGCCGCCGCGCTCGCCGCGGAGGGCTTCGCGGTCACCACGGGCGGCACCGACACCCACCTCATCACCGCCGACCCGGCGCCGCTGGGCGTCGACGGCCCCACCGCGCGGGCCCGTCTCGCCGCCGCCGGTCTGGTCCTGGACACCTGCGCCCTGCCGTACGGCGACGGCCGCGGCATCCGGCTCGGCACCGCCGCCGTCACCACCCAGGGCATGGGCCCGGCCGAGATGGCGCGGATCGCGATGTTGTTCACGCTCGCCCTCGACGAAGATCCGGAACGTACGGCTCGGGTACGTGCGGAAGTACGCGATCTGGCCGGTCGATTTCCCCCGTATGGCCGGTAG
- a CDS encoding protein-tyrosine-phosphatase translates to MTAPEGRGIAGPESSSFRILHVSTGNVCRSPITERLTRHALCDRLGDPRGGGLIVESAGTWGHEGAPMEANAELVLADFGADATGFVGRELLDEHVIRADLVLTATRDHRAQVISMGHSAGLRTFTLKEFTRLVRAIDPATLPDPLGDGMVERARALVRAAAALRGWLLAPNPEADEVNDPYGAPITFFRSVGEEINDALDPVVTALTGVAAKR, encoded by the coding sequence TTGACCGCCCCTGAGGGGCGTGGCATAGCGGGACCCGAGAGCAGTTCCTTCCGCATCCTCCACGTCAGCACCGGCAACGTCTGCCGCTCGCCGATCACCGAGCGGCTGACCCGGCATGCCCTGTGCGACCGGCTCGGCGACCCGCGGGGCGGCGGCCTGATCGTGGAGAGCGCGGGTACCTGGGGCCACGAGGGCGCCCCGATGGAGGCCAACGCGGAGCTGGTCCTCGCCGACTTCGGCGCGGACGCGACGGGCTTCGTGGGCCGCGAGCTCCTCGACGAGCACGTCATCCGCGCGGACCTGGTCCTCACGGCCACCCGCGACCACCGCGCCCAGGTCATCTCCATGGGCCACTCGGCGGGCCTGCGCACCTTCACCCTGAAGGAGTTCACCCGCCTCGTCCGCGCCATAGACCCGGCAACGCTGCCGGACCCGCTGGGCGACGGCATGGTCGAACGCGCACGCGCCCTGGTCCGCGCCGCCGCCGCTCTACGCGGGTGGCTCCTGGCCCCCAACCCCGAGGCCGACGAGGTCAACGACCCGTACGGGGCCCCGATCACGTTCTTCCGCTCGGTGGGTGAGGAGATCAATGACGCTTTGGACCCGGTCGTGACGGCGCTGACGGGCGTTGCGGCGAAGCGCTGA
- a CDS encoding L-threonylcarbamoyladenylate synthase: MARRYDCNEATDRATGLREAASAVRRGELVVLPTDTVYGIGADAFSSEAVADLLAAKGRGRNMPTPVLIGSPNTLHGLVTDFSEQAWELVDAFWPGALTLVARHQPSLQWDLGDTRGTVAIRMPLHPVAIELLTEVGPMAVSSANLTGHPSPEDCDAAQEMLGDSVSVYLDGGPTPGIVPSSIVDVTGNVPVLLRAGALDADELRKVVPDLEVAS; this comes from the coding sequence ATGGCACGGCGATACGACTGCAACGAGGCGACCGACCGTGCGACCGGGCTGCGCGAGGCCGCGTCCGCCGTCCGCCGGGGCGAGCTGGTCGTGCTGCCTACCGACACCGTGTACGGCATCGGCGCGGACGCCTTCAGCTCGGAGGCGGTCGCCGACCTGCTCGCGGCGAAGGGGCGCGGCCGCAACATGCCCACGCCCGTGCTCATCGGCTCCCCGAACACGCTCCACGGCCTCGTCACGGACTTCTCCGAGCAGGCCTGGGAGCTCGTCGACGCGTTCTGGCCGGGTGCGCTGACGCTCGTCGCGCGGCACCAGCCGTCGCTCCAGTGGGACCTCGGCGACACCCGCGGCACCGTCGCGATCCGGATGCCGCTGCACCCGGTCGCGATCGAGCTGCTCACCGAGGTCGGCCCGATGGCGGTCTCCTCCGCGAACCTGACGGGGCACCCGTCGCCCGAGGACTGCGACGCGGCCCAGGAGATGCTCGGCGACTCCGTCTCCGTGTACCTGGACGGCGGTCCGACGCCCGGCATCGTGCCGTCGTCGATCGTCGACGTCACCGGCAACGTCCCGGTGCTGCTGCGGGCCGGCGCGCTCGACGCGGACGAGCTGCGCAAGGTCGTACCCGACCTCGAGGTGGCCAGTTGA
- the prmC gene encoding peptide chain release factor N(5)-glutamine methyltransferase: MQSPSGGRPPGPRSLLLAEVAQATQRLADAGVPSPRFDAEELAAFVHGVKRGELHTVKDADFDARYWEAIARREAREPLQHITGRAFFRYLELQVGPGVFVPRPETESVVGWAIDAVRAMDVVEPLIVDLCTGSGAIALALAQEVPRSRVHAVELSEDALAWTRKNVEGSRVELHEGDALAALPELDGQVDLVVSNPPYIPLTEWEYVAPEARDHDPEMALFSGEDGLDFIRGLERTAHRLLRPGGLVVVEHADTQGGQVPWIFNEEAGWVDAADHPDLNNRPRFATARKAMP, encoded by the coding sequence GTGCAGTCACCTTCTGGGGGGCGACCCCCAGGCCCCCGCAGTCTGCTGCTTGCCGAAGTGGCCCAGGCCACCCAGCGGCTGGCCGACGCCGGCGTCCCCTCGCCGCGTTTCGACGCGGAGGAACTCGCCGCGTTCGTGCACGGCGTCAAGCGGGGGGAGCTGCACACGGTCAAGGACGCCGACTTCGACGCCCGGTACTGGGAGGCGATCGCCCGCCGCGAGGCGCGCGAACCCCTCCAGCACATCACCGGGCGGGCCTTCTTCCGGTACCTGGAGCTCCAGGTCGGGCCCGGCGTCTTCGTGCCCCGTCCCGAGACCGAGTCGGTCGTCGGCTGGGCCATAGACGCCGTACGCGCCATGGACGTCGTCGAACCGCTGATCGTCGACCTGTGCACCGGTTCCGGCGCGATCGCGCTCGCGCTTGCGCAGGAGGTGCCGCGCTCGCGCGTGCACGCCGTGGAGCTGTCCGAGGACGCGCTGGCGTGGACCAGGAAGAACGTCGAGGGCTCCCGCGTCGAGCTGCACGAGGGCGACGCCCTGGCCGCGCTTCCGGAGCTCGACGGCCAGGTCGACCTGGTCGTCTCCAACCCGCCGTACATCCCGCTCACCGAGTGGGAGTACGTCGCGCCCGAGGCCCGCGACCACGACCCGGAGATGGCGCTCTTCTCCGGCGAGGACGGCCTCGACTTCATCCGCGGCCTGGAGCGCACCGCGCACCGGCTGCTGCGGCCCGGGGGACTGGTCGTCGTCGAGCACGCCGACACCCAGGGCGGCCAGGTGCCGTGGATCTTCAACGAGGAGGCCGGCTGGGTCGACGCCGCCGACCACCCCGACCTGAACAACCGGCCGCGCTTCGCGACCGCACGCAAGGCAATGCCATGA
- the prfA gene encoding peptide chain release factor 1: MFEAVEELVGEHADLEKKLADPSVHADQANARKLNKRYAELTPIVGTYRSWKQTGDDIETARELAHDDPDFAAEVKELEKQREELTDKLRLLLVPRDPSDDKDVILEIKAGAGGDESALFAGDLLRMYLRYAERIGWKTEIIDSTESELGGYKDVQVAVKTKGGNGATEPGQGVWARLKYEGGVHRVQRVPATESQGRIHTSAAGVLVTPEAEEIDVEIHANDLRIDVYRSSGPGGQSVNTTDSAVRITHLPTGIVASCQNEKSQLQNKEQAMRILRSRLLAAAQEKAEAEAADARRSQVRTVDRSEKIRTYNFPENRISDHRVGFKAYNLDQVLDGELDAVIQACVDADSAAKLAAA, encoded by the coding sequence ATGTTCGAGGCGGTCGAGGAACTGGTCGGCGAGCACGCCGACCTCGAGAAGAAGCTCGCCGACCCTTCGGTCCACGCAGATCAGGCCAACGCGCGCAAGCTGAACAAGCGCTACGCCGAGCTGACCCCGATCGTCGGCACCTACCGCTCCTGGAAGCAGACCGGTGACGACATCGAGACCGCCCGCGAGCTGGCGCACGACGACCCCGACTTCGCCGCCGAGGTGAAGGAGCTGGAGAAGCAGCGCGAGGAGCTGACCGACAAGCTGCGGCTGCTCCTGGTCCCGCGCGACCCCAGCGACGACAAGGACGTCATCCTGGAGATCAAGGCGGGCGCGGGCGGCGACGAGTCCGCTCTGTTCGCCGGCGACCTGCTGCGGATGTACCTGCGCTACGCCGAGCGGATCGGCTGGAAGACCGAGATCATCGACTCCACGGAGTCCGAGCTCGGCGGCTACAAGGACGTCCAGGTCGCCGTCAAGACCAAGGGCGGCAACGGCGCGACCGAGCCCGGCCAGGGCGTCTGGGCCCGGCTGAAGTACGAGGGCGGCGTGCACCGCGTGCAGCGCGTGCCGGCCACCGAGTCGCAGGGCCGCATCCACACCTCCGCCGCCGGTGTCCTCGTGACCCCGGAGGCCGAGGAGATCGACGTCGAGATCCACGCCAACGACCTGCGCATCGACGTGTACCGCTCGTCCGGTCCCGGCGGCCAGTCCGTCAACACCACCGACTCCGCGGTCCGCATCACGCACCTGCCGACCGGCATCGTCGCCTCCTGCCAGAACGAGAAGAGCCAGCTCCAGAACAAGGAGCAGGCCATGCGCATCCTCCGCTCCCGGCTGCTCGCCGCGGCGCAGGAGAAGGCCGAGGCCGAGGCCGCGGACGCGCGCCGCAGCCAGGTGCGCACCGTCGACCGCTCCGAGAAGATCCGGACGTACAACTTCCCGGAGAACCGCATCTCGGACCACCGCGTCGGCTTCAAGGCGTACAACTTGGACCAGGTGCTCGACGGAGAGCTGGACGCCGTCATCCAGGCCTGCGTCGACGCCGACTCGGCGGCCAAGCTGGCCGCGGCCTGA
- the rpmE gene encoding 50S ribosomal protein L31 has product MKRDIHPEYVETQVSCTCGASFTTRSTLTEGTIRAEVCSECHPFYTGKQKILDTGGRVARFEARFGKAAGSAKK; this is encoded by the coding sequence TTGAAGCGCGACATCCACCCCGAGTACGTCGAGACCCAGGTCAGCTGCACCTGCGGCGCGTCGTTCACCACCCGTAGCACCCTCACCGAGGGCACCATCCGTGCCGAGGTCTGCTCCGAGTGCCACCCGTTCTACACGGGCAAGCAGAAGATCCTCGACACCGGCGGCCGTGTGGCCCGCTTCGAGGCCCGCTTCGGCAAGGCTGCCGGCTCCGCCAAGAAGTAG
- a CDS encoding LCP family protein: MTEQSKSGRISGSGRRRRQPTKGRRAVTAVAWGAAALVALGGTGLGYVYFKLNGNLQGVDINAQLGTDRPENVDNGSMDILVLGSDSRSGDNGDYGRDEGTARSDTAMVVHVYEGHRTASVVSVPRDTLVERPDCTDAKGKRVAGEDRAMFNTAYEVGGPACAVKTVESLSGIRMDHYIEVDFTGFKKLIDELGGVEITTTKAIRDSKSHLDLEPGTHTLDGEQSLGLVRTRKSVGDGSDLGRIQLQQAFIKAFIDQVKDVGVLTNPKKLVDLADTATKAITPDSELDSVDELMGFAKGLSKLGAEDVQMITLPVEYDRTDPNRVVPLEQAGQQVWTALRADLPIPASATKDAAKGQADGVVR; this comes from the coding sequence ATGACCGAGCAGAGCAAGAGCGGCCGAATATCCGGCTCCGGGCGCCGCCGCAGGCAGCCCACCAAGGGCCGCCGCGCGGTGACCGCCGTCGCCTGGGGCGCGGCCGCGCTCGTCGCGCTCGGCGGCACCGGACTCGGCTACGTCTACTTCAAGCTCAACGGCAACCTGCAGGGCGTCGACATCAACGCCCAGCTCGGCACCGACCGCCCCGAGAACGTCGACAACGGCTCCATGGACATCCTCGTCCTCGGCTCGGACTCCCGCTCCGGCGACAACGGCGACTACGGCCGCGACGAGGGCACCGCCCGCTCGGACACCGCGATGGTCGTCCACGTCTACGAGGGCCACAGGACCGCCTCCGTGGTCTCCGTCCCGCGCGACACCCTCGTCGAGCGCCCCGACTGCACCGACGCCAAAGGGAAGCGCGTGGCCGGTGAGGACCGGGCCATGTTCAACACCGCGTACGAGGTCGGCGGCCCGGCCTGCGCGGTGAAGACCGTCGAGTCGCTGTCCGGCATCCGCATGGACCACTACATCGAGGTCGACTTCACCGGCTTCAAGAAACTGATCGACGAGCTCGGCGGCGTGGAGATCACCACCACCAAGGCCATCAGGGACAGCAAGAGTCACCTCGACCTGGAGCCCGGCACGCACACCCTCGACGGCGAGCAGTCGCTCGGCCTGGTCCGCACCCGCAAGAGCGTCGGCGACGGCAGCGACCTGGGCCGGATCCAGCTCCAGCAGGCGTTCATCAAGGCCTTCATCGACCAGGTCAAGGACGTCGGCGTCCTCACCAACCCGAAGAAGCTCGTCGACCTCGCCGACACCGCCACCAAGGCGATCACGCCGGACTCCGAGCTGGACTCCGTGGACGAGCTCATGGGCTTCGCCAAGGGGCTGAGCAAGCTCGGTGCCGAGGACGTCCAGATGATCACGCTGCCGGTCGAGTACGACAGGACGGACCCGAACCGCGTCGTCCCGCTGGAACAGGCCGGACAGCAGGTCTGGACGGCCCTCAGGGCCGACCTTCCGATCCCCGCCTCCGCGACGAAGGACGCCGCGAAGGGGCAGGCCGACGGCGTGGTGCGGTAG
- a CDS encoding trypsin-like serine protease encodes MALPAAAAALALGGAGLTAVPAQADEAPRHTGVERPAQDSAAELQARVDGAKAVLKAKAEKEGAEAGTQESPKAAESSAPGSSTIDPKIIGGVDATITEAPWMVQLYYFDDRGTADSADDIGFFCGGTLVSPAKVLTAAHCVDGLDWNKNGTVTGGTSKLFTSGEGTTVGVWRQWRNPGYSDTTLKGDVAVLTLGSPLPYKPIQPAQYGASYAAGTPGTVYGWGRTTSLNEDISPTLKKATIPVQSDATCTGAYGSEFVPGAMLCAGNAATGQDAGTVSPCNGDSGGPLVVNGRIAGVVSWGVKDCVATGARSVFAKTATYAGPINHRIDDANLNFDDKADLFARNSLGEGFGYHSTGTSLTNPASWGDWRDANLVRQSDLNRDDFQDFLYRKTNGELWVFSYDVATEQWLDRRVGTGWSGYRNLAVAGDLTADGHPDLTASDSGGTLYLWPGRGNGTFGTKVKIGVGWGSYQVYGKGDFTGDGRPDLLARDSSARLWVYKGTGNPSWPFSARVQVGSGWNFTAYATTGDITGDGHADFLVRDANGYLWAYKSSGSATTPFVTANRVRVGTGWKSYTLFG; translated from the coding sequence GTGGCCCTTCCAGCGGCCGCGGCCGCGCTCGCGCTGGGTGGCGCGGGCCTGACGGCCGTACCGGCCCAGGCGGACGAGGCGCCGCGGCACACCGGTGTCGAGCGCCCGGCCCAGGATTCGGCCGCCGAGCTGCAGGCCCGGGTCGACGGCGCGAAGGCCGTCCTCAAGGCCAAGGCCGAGAAGGAGGGCGCCGAGGCCGGCACCCAGGAGTCCCCGAAGGCGGCGGAGTCGTCCGCCCCGGGCTCGTCGACGATCGACCCGAAGATCATCGGGGGCGTCGACGCCACCATCACGGAGGCCCCGTGGATGGTGCAGCTGTACTACTTCGACGACCGTGGCACCGCGGACTCGGCCGATGACATCGGCTTCTTCTGCGGCGGCACGCTCGTCTCGCCGGCCAAGGTCCTGACCGCCGCGCACTGCGTGGACGGCCTCGACTGGAACAAGAACGGCACCGTCACCGGCGGCACCTCGAAGCTCTTCACCAGCGGTGAGGGCACGACCGTCGGCGTCTGGCGCCAGTGGCGCAACCCCGGGTACTCGGACACCACCCTCAAGGGCGATGTCGCGGTGCTCACCCTCGGGTCGCCGCTGCCGTACAAGCCGATCCAGCCGGCCCAGTACGGCGCCTCGTACGCGGCGGGCACGCCCGGCACCGTGTACGGCTGGGGCCGCACCACCTCGCTCAACGAGGACATCTCGCCGACGCTGAAGAAGGCGACCATCCCGGTCCAGTCGGACGCGACGTGCACCGGCGCGTACGGCTCCGAGTTCGTTCCGGGCGCGATGCTCTGCGCGGGCAACGCGGCCACCGGCCAGGACGCCGGCACGGTCTCGCCGTGCAACGGCGACTCGGGCGGCCCGCTCGTCGTCAACGGGCGCATCGCGGGTGTCGTGTCGTGGGGCGTGAAGGACTGCGTCGCCACCGGCGCGCGCAGCGTGTTCGCGAAGACGGCGACGTACGCCGGTCCGATCAACCACCGGATCGACGACGCCAACCTCAACTTCGACGACAAGGCGGACCTGTTCGCCCGCAACTCGCTGGGCGAAGGCTTCGGCTACCACTCGACCGGCACCTCGCTCACCAACCCCGCCTCGTGGGGCGACTGGCGGGACGCCAACCTGGTGCGCCAGTCGGACCTGAACCGGGACGACTTCCAGGACTTCCTCTACCGGAAGACCAACGGAGAGCTCTGGGTCTTCAGCTACGACGTCGCGACCGAGCAGTGGCTCGACCGCCGCGTCGGCACCGGCTGGTCCGGCTACCGCAACCTCGCGGTCGCCGGCGACCTGACCGCCGACGGTCACCCCGACCTGACGGCCAGCGACTCGGGCGGCACGCTCTACCTGTGGCCGGGCCGCGGCAACGGCACCTTCGGCACCAAGGTCAAGATCGGTGTCGGCTGGGGCAGCTACCAGGTCTACGGCAAGGGCGACTTCACCGGCGACGGCCGTCCGGACCTGCTGGCCCGCGACAGCTCGGCCCGGCTCTGGGTCTACAAGGGCACCGGCAACCCGAGCTGGCCGTTCTCGGCCCGCGTCCAGGTCGGCAGCGGCTGGAACTTCACCGCGTACGCCACCACCGGTGACATCACGGGTGACGGTCACGCCGACTTCCTCGTCCGCGACGCGAACGGTTACCTCTGGGCGTACAAGAGCTCCGGCTCGGCGACGACCCCGTTCGTGACGGCCAACCGGGTCCGTGTCGGCACCGGCTGGAAGTCGTACACCCTCTTCGGCTAG